Proteins encoded by one window of Mercenaria mercenaria strain notata chromosome 4, MADL_Memer_1, whole genome shotgun sequence:
- the LOC123551317 gene encoding uncharacterized protein LOC123551317 — MYCGNHDDVGCTTCMALNHRSCADVQSIPDIVDSKIITTDVDKIHQKLQELEILLGKIMNARQRLIEDLKKSKTKSVMTIKDFRKDMETILEQLEKESIKELEKKFIDEESKLLEEKKKAETELDGLKQAMNDLKKSEGNKAQQFVSMKMSLKSIAETEDVSRSLQTSIDADISFSFDPAILEFLQQLKTFGSVRHDSATALRPLRTTVYSVKRIENLNIRGQNDKETCSVYGSCLTEDGSLLLADNTNNKIKRADVVKMSVTDYCCVPAGPYGVCCTSKTETAVCLNNNTIQFVILGKQMTTTRQIQTNHYCFGIAHKDDKLYITDNYQSLYIHDMTGNVLQTVTQNNAGQSLFSNSRNVAFSYLYDKVFVASCNKGLVIIDGQGNHCQNFTDCELSVASGVCTDHRGNLFVSGFSSNNVIQIGRDGKKLGVVANSSNGLKCPLSLCFDTRQCKLVISQESSNVVKIIHLQ, encoded by the exons ATGTATTGTGGTAATCATGATGATGTTGGTTGTACAACTTGCATGGCTTTAAACCACAG GTCTTGTGCTGATGTGCAATCCATTCCAGATATTGTCGACAGTAAAATAATTACGACAGATGTtgacaaaatacaccaaaaattgcAAGAATTGGAAATCCTGTTGGGGAAAATCATGAACGCTAGACAAAGACTGATAGAAGACTTAAAGAAGTCTAAGACGAAATCAGTAATGACTATAAAGGACTTTCGAAAAGACATGGAAACAATTCTTGAACAACTAGAAAAGGAATCGATTAAAGAACTAGAGAAGAAATTCATAGACGAAGAGTCGAAACTGCTGGAAGAGAAGAAGAAAGCAGAAACTGAATTAGATGGTCTGAAACAAGCAATGAACGATTTGAAGAAATCAGAAGGAAACAAAGCTCAACAATTTGTCTCCATGAAAATGTCATTGAAAAGTATTGCTGAAACGGAAGACGTTTCTCGTTCATTGCAAACAAGTATTGATGCAGATATATCCTTTAGCTTTGATCCTGCTATACTGGAGTTTCTACAGCAGTTGAAAACTTTTGGATCGGTCCGACATGATTCTGCCACTGCTTTAAGACCGCTAAGGACAACCGTCTATTCTGTTAAAAGAATCGAGAATTTAAACATCAGAGGTCAGAATGACAAGGAAACATGTAGTGTGTATGGGTCCTGTCTTACAGAAGATGGTTCACTTCTGTTAGctgataatactaataataagATTAAACGTGCGGATGTGGTAAAAATGTCAGTTACAGATTATTGTTGTGTTCCTGCTGGACCTTATGGCGTTTGTTGTACAAGTAAAACCGAAACTGCAGTCTGTTTGAACAATAATACAATTCAGTTTGTTATTCTTGGAAAACAAATGACAACCACTCGTCAGATACAAACGAACCACTATTGCTTTGGCATTGCACATAAGGATGACAAACTATACATAACTGACAACTACCAGTCGTTATACATACATGATATGACAGGCAACGTGCTGCAGACGGTGACTCAAAACAACGCCGGGCAAAGCCTGTTCTCAAACAGTCGAAATGTTGCATTCAGTTATCTTTATGATAAAGTGTTTGTTGCTAGTTGTAATAAAGGTCTTGTTATCATTGATGGACAGGGAAACCACTGTCAGAACTTCACTGATTGTGAATTAAGCGTAGCGTCTGGGGTTTGTACAGATCATAGAGGAAATCTGTTTGTATCCGGATTTAGTTCAAATAACGTGATACAGATAGGGAGAGATGGAAAGAAACTGGGCGTGGTCGCGAATTCATCAAACGGACTGAAGTGTCCGTTATCACTTTGTTTTGACACGAGACAATGCAAATTAGTTATTTCTCAAGAAAGCAGTAATGttgtaaaaataattcatttgcaATGA
- the LOC123551336 gene encoding uncharacterized protein LOC123551336, whose protein sequence is MMMEKIMKTRQRQIEDLKKSKTEEIMVIKDFRKDMDTILEQLEKESIKELERKFVEEESKLLEEKRNAETELDSLKQAVNDLKKSEGNKAQQFVSMKMSLPSIAKMEDVSSSLQTSVDANISFSFDPAILKFLHQLKTYGSVRHDSATARTTVYSVKSIENLNIRGQNDKKTCCVFRSCLTDDGSLLLADNTNNKIKRADVVKMSVTDYCCVPAGPAGICCTSKSEAAVCLDNRTIQFVSLGKNMTTTRQLNVTHTCFGIAFKDDKLYITNKGQSLYIHDMTGNVLQKVTQDNAGHSIFLTPRNVAVSDVNENVFVAG, encoded by the coding sequence ATGATGATggagaaaattatgaaaactaGACAAAGACAGATAGAAGACTTAAAGAAGTCTAAGACCGAAGAAATAATGGTGATAAAGGACTTTCGAAAAGACATGGACACAATTCTTGAACAACTAGAAAAGGAATCGATTAAAGAATTGGAGAGGAAGTTCGTAGAAGAAGAATCGAAACTACTGGAAGAGAAGAGGAATGCAGAAACTGAATTAGATAGTCTGAAACAAGCAGTGAACGACTTGAAGAAATCAGAAGGAAACAAAGCTCAACAATTTGTCTCCATGAAAATGTCCCTGCCAAGTATCGCAAAAATGGAAGACGTTTCTAGTTCATTGCAAACAAGTGTTGATGCAAATATATCCTTTAGCTTTGATCCTGCTATACTAAAATTTCTACACCAATTGAAAACGTATGGATCGGTTCGACATGATTCTGCTACTGCAAGGACAACCGTCTATTCTGTTAAAAGTATCGAGAATTTAAACATCAGAGGTCAGAATGACAAGAAAACATGTTGTGTTTTTAGATCCTGTCTAACAGACGATGGATCACTACTGTTAGCAGATAATACCAATAATAAGATTAAACGTGCAGATGTTGTAAAAATGTCAGTGACAGATTATTGTTGTGTTCCTGCTGGACCTGCTGGCATTTGTTGTACAAGTAAAAGTGAAGCTGCAGTCTGCCTGGACAATAGAACAATTCAGTTTGTCTCCCTTGGTAAGAACATGACAACCACCCGTCAACTAAATGTGACCCACACTTGCTTTGGCATTGCTTTTAAGGATGATAAACTATACATAACTAACAAAGGCCAGTCATTATACATACACGATATGACAGGCAACGTGCTGCAAAAGGTAACTCAAGACAACGCCGGGCACAGCATTTTTTTAACCCCCCGAAATGTTGCTGTCAGTGATGTtaatgaaaatgtgtttgttgctGGTTAG